CGACGTGCTCCTGACCCTGCCGGCCGCGAGCATGATCCGCCGTGCCATCCCGGGGGCGCATGTCGCCTTCCTCGTCCGTCCGGATGCAGCGGCGGTCCCGCGCCACTGCCCGGATGTGAGCGAGACACTGACTGCCCCGTACCCCTCACCCTCGGCCGACTTCGACCGCGAGGCGTGGCAGGGGCCGGCCGCGGTGGTTGCCCGCGTTGTGGCACGTGGGCGGTTCGACGTGGCCATCCTGGCCCGACCGGCCGACTCGTGGTCCGGCGCGATCCTGGTCGCAGCCGGGGTTCCCCACCGTATCGGGTATGCCGATCCCGCCACACTCCCCTACCTCACCGAGGCGGTCCCGCGCGTGGCTGGCCGGCACGCGGCGGAGGAGGCGGTTGCCCTGGCGATGCGGGCGCTGGCTGTGCTGGGTGTCCGGCAACCGACCGACCCAGCGCCGGTTGTGCCCCCTCGCTGGCGGGTGACGCCGAGCGACATCGCCGAGGCGGATCAGGCGCTGGCGCGTGTGGCCGAAGTCACCGGTGACGCGCCCATCGTCCTCCATCCCGGCGCCGGGTGGCGGCTGAAGCTCTGGCCGGCGGAACGCTGGGGTGCGCTGGCAGCGGCGATCCATGCCCGCTTCGGCGTGGCGCCACTGGTGACGGCGGGGCCTCAGGAGACCCTGCTGGCGGCCCGCGTCGTGGAGTGCGCAGGAGGGGCAGCGGTGCCGCTCCCGGCGCCGGTCTCGCTCGGCGGGCTGGCCGCGCTCTACCAGCGTGCCCGCGTTGTGGTCGCCACCGATAGCGGACCCCTCCACCTGGCGGCGGCGGTCGGCGCCCCGGTGGTCGGGCTCTACGGCCCGGCCGACCCTGCCGTCTCCGGGCCGCTGGCTCCGGCTTTTCGGGCACGGGTTGTGCGCGTTTCGCTGCCGTGCAGTCCTTGCGGGCTGGTGATCGACCCACCCTGCGGCGCGATCGAGCATCCCGCTTGCGTCACCGGCGTCGATGTCGGGTCGATGCTTGCCGCCGTGGCGGCCGTGCTCGGATAGCAGGGAAGCGAGTTCCTGTCCCGGTGCCCCGTACGTTCTGGGGAGACACAACGCGTGTGGTGGGCACAGAGTCACGGCGTGCAGCGTGGCAAGAGTGGCACTGCCGCAGCGGAACGTGATATGGTGCACAGGACGCGCCGGGCGTACCCGCCCGGCGAAGACAGGCCACAACCCGCCGGGGTTCTCACGTCCGAGTCACACGCTGCCTCGTCTCCTGACGGCACCGGCTTTGCTCGTGTACCGGGAGCCCTTGCGTGGGCCGGAGGAGGTGCATGCAGCACCCGCTAAGCTGGGCGTACATGACCACGCCCGCGGACCAGGCAGACGTCTGGGGTCCGTTCGCAATTGCTTATCTGGTGCTCTTCTCGCTTGGCTTCATTGGGTCGCTTGGTGTCGTCACCAACGCCGAAGCCCGGTTCGGACGCCCAATCCGGGTGAGCGACACCGTACGCCGCGCTTGCAGGGTCCTCCTACCCATCTTCGCAATCGGACTTCTCTTCTTCCTCTTCCGCGTCTTGCGTGTTTCTGCCTATAACCTCTCAATCCGACTCTGGCTCTACCTCAGCCTCGCGGCGGTCGTGGCGGTGGTGGCCTACTTTGCCT
This genomic window from Sphaerobacter thermophilus DSM 20745 contains:
- a CDS encoding glycosyltransferase family 9 protein, with the translated sequence MSAALRHRQYPFRGGRARPPRILIARPDHLGDVLLTLPAASMIRRAIPGAHVAFLVRPDAAAVPRHCPDVSETLTAPYPSPSADFDREAWQGPAAVVARVVARGRFDVAILARPADSWSGAILVAAGVPHRIGYADPATLPYLTEAVPRVAGRHAAEEAVALAMRALAVLGVRQPTDPAPVVPPRWRVTPSDIAEADQALARVAEVTGDAPIVLHPGAGWRLKLWPAERWGALAAAIHARFGVAPLVTAGPQETLLAARVVECAGGAAVPLPAPVSLGGLAALYQRARVVVATDSGPLHLAAAVGAPVVGLYGPADPAVSGPLAPAFRARVVRVSLPCSPCGLVIDPPCGAIEHPACVTGVDVGSMLAAVAAVLG